In Miscanthus floridulus cultivar M001 chromosome 5, ASM1932011v1, whole genome shotgun sequence, one genomic interval encodes:
- the LOC136452784 gene encoding uncharacterized protein produces MPGLEIDLNQNPSESDLENPIAWDEIEEWDGPANELDYAMVWNDENQGHGQGSDGEQDDAPADGEQDDAPADGVQVVGFSNGSNNNRRRYYPDDLKIAIYLELLAKTDPPRLKHGVSKYVADKFEVPLRLVQKIWKKGKDGGINNVVNKWSKNCGRKRIEIDMETIFRLFPRAQEITSESKLQVK; encoded by the exons ATGCCTGGGCTAGAGATCGATTTGAACCAAAATCCATCAGAATCAGACTTAGAAAATCCCATAGCTTGGGATGAGATAGAGGAGTGGGATGGCCCTGCCAATGAACTCGATTATGCCATGGTCTGGAATGATGAGAATCAAG GTCATGGCCAAGGATCAGATGGAGAACAAGATGATGCTCCAGCAGATGGAGAACAAGATGATGCTCCAGCAGATGGCGTCCAAGTAGTGGGTTTTTCAAATG GTTCCAATAACAATAGACGGAGGTACTATCCTGATGATTTGAAGATCGCCATATACCTAGAGCTACTGGCAAAAACTGATCCTCCTAGGCTAAAACATGGGGTTTCAAAGTACGTTGCAGATAAATTTGAGGTGCCTCTAAGACTTGTGCAGAAAATTTGGAAAAAAGGAAAAGATGGTGGAATAAATAATGTTGTGAACAAGTGGTCTAAGAATTGTGGTAGGAAAAGAATAGAAATAGACATGGAAACGATATTCCGGTTGTTTCCTCGTGCACAAGAAATTACATCCGAAAGCAAATTGCAGGTGAAATAA
- the LOC136452785 gene encoding uncharacterized protein, whose amino-acid sequence MDYGKPLVKGELKLSLNPPCAEDNPTPTGASSDGSSACASAVALSFLGLNSVIAIYHSRHDPRSILFVTVSFFCVVFLFHLLRVFERLSPESPRRLQVKAAVWALTTTLTVMFSGRVAPLMPAPVAAVVWSMAAVTILAGFYLFFVCPDAASTAAAEKPACKVGEGP is encoded by the coding sequence ATGGACTATGGCAAACCGCTCGTGAAGGGTGAGCTCAAACTCTCCCTAAATCCTCCTTGCGCCGAAGACAACCCCACTCCCACCGGAGCCTCCTCTGATGGCTCGTCAGCCTGCGCCTCGGCCGTCGCCCTGTCCTTTCTCGGGCTCAACAGCGTGATAGCCATCTACCACTCGAGACACGATCCCCGGTCCATACTATTTGTAACCGTCTCCTTCTTCTGCGTCGTCTTTCTCTTCCACCTGCTTCGTGTGTTCGAGAGATTGTCCCCGGAATCGCCCAGGAGGTTGCAGGTGAAGGCGGCAGTATGGGCCCTCACCACCACCCTGACGGTCATGTTTTCCGGCAGAGTTGCCCCGTTGATGCCCGCGCCTGTCGCCGCCGTCGTGTGGTCGATGGCCGCGGTGACCATCCTTGCGGGCTTCTACTTGTTCTTCGTATGCCCAGacgccgcctccaccgccgccgccgagaagCCGGCCTGCAAGGTTGGCGAAGGCCCGTAG